The following nucleotide sequence is from Microbacterium imperiale.
GTTTCGACGCGACCGCCGTAGTAGCGCTCGACGACCTGGTCCCCGATGTCACCGGGAACGTCGGAGATGAGCTGCTGGCACGCGGCGGCGAGTTCGGTCAGATCGTCGGCGAAGGCGGAGACGAGCGTGCGCAGCGCGGAGGGCGCGATGCGCTTGCCCGCGGCGGAGAACTCCCCCGCCGCGAAGTCGAAGCGGTCGGAGTCACGCTTGATCGCGGGCACGGCGATCTCGACGCCACCGCCGGTTCCGGCGCGGATCGCGTCGAGGAGCTTCTTGCCCCGAACGCTCGCACCGGTGTGCCGGAGCACGACGGTCGCGCCTTCCTGCGGGTTCTCGAGGTACGCCAGCGCCTCGGTCAGGAACGCGTCCGAGCACTTCTCGACACCGGCGACGCGGACGAGGCGGGGCTCGCCGAACAGCGAGGGCGACGCCATGCCGAGAAGCGTGCCCGCGGCGTAGTCATCGGCACGGACATCGGAGACCTCGAGGCTCGGATCTTCGGCCTTCAGGTAGTCGCGGAGCGAGGCGATCGCCCGCTCGGCGCAGACCTCTTCGGGACCGGCGACGAGCACGATCGGCGCGGGCTCGGGCGACCGCCACGACAGCTGCCGGATGGCCGACTTCGCGCCGCCTCGGGCGGCGGGGCGGCGAGCGGACGGCGGCATGTCACCAGCCTAATCGGCACCGGCGACAGCGCCCGCCGGACCGGTCATCCGGGTTGGTGGTCGAGCAAGGCGTCATTCGGGCGAGCCATCATCGCACCTCGAGGACAGCTTTGCCGTTGAGCTGCCGCCGCTGAAGGAGGTCGACCGCTGTATCCGCCTCGGACCAGCTCCCGCGCCATGCGATGCCGGGGTCGATGGTTCCTGACGCTACTTGCTCGCACAGCCATTCGAGCCCGTGCGCGAAGTCCGCGGCTTCGGGCATGAAGAACGTGTGCACGGAGCGATTGTCTTGTCCGGCACGACTCGTCAGCAAGCCGACAGGGAAGATCTCCGGTTCGTCCGTGACGTGCCCGACCGCGACCAACGTGCCGTCGCGACGCAGCAGCTGAAACGCCTCGATCAAGACGCGCCCGCCGACAGTGTCGACGACGCCATCTACGGGCGCGACGCCGCTCAGGGATTGACGCACCTCGTGGGCGCCCAGCGCGCGGAGCGCGTCTCCATGCCGAGCAGCATCGCTCGTCGCGGCGATGACGAACGCCCCACCCAACCGTGCGAGCTGCAGGGCGTAGCGTCCTACTCCGCCCGAAGCGCCCGTCACGAGTATCCGACGCCCGAGGGTTGGTCCGATGCGGTCGAGAGCCGCCAGGGCGCTGACACCCGCGACGGGAATCGTGGCCATCGCACCGAGATCTGCACCGGAGGGTGCACGGCTCAACAGCGCGGTGTCCACGGCACGCAACTCCGCCCACCCGCCAGTCCAACCGAAGGTAGCGACGGGTGTGCCTTCGGCCGGCCCGCTGCCGTCGCGGGCGGCAGCGCGGACGATCCCCGCAGCCTCCCATCCCGGGACCGTGCCGTCGACAGCGTTGGCGACGTTGTCGACGAGGTCGCCGAAGTTCAGCGATATCGCGGCGACTGCCACGAGCGCCTGGTGCGGCGTGGGGGCCGGGTCAGGCACGTCGCCCAGGCGCAGCTTCTTCGGGGCCGAGTGATCGACGATGAGGGCACGCATCATGCAGCCGGGCCCGAGACAAGCTGACCGTCTACGACGGCCGACGCGATCGCGATGCTCATTGTTGCTCCTCACCCGACGAGAGCGAATCCCACGTTGCTGATGCCGTTGTACACCACATGCACAATCACGCATGGCCACACGGAACCGCTCAGCCGGAACAGGATCGCGTTCACCAGACCGACGGTGAAAGCGAGAGGGAAGACGAGATTGACACCGTGCACGAGTGCGAACAAGAGCGCGCTCACGACGACGCCGGCCCACGGGCCGAATCGCCAGAGCACATTCGCGACGACTCCTCGGAAGAAGACCTCTTCGCCGAGACCGGTGAGGCCTGCGCCGAGCAGCAACGTCAGAATCAGGGAGATCACGCTCGCACTCGCAGCTGCCTGGTAGTCCGCTTGCGGCGTATCGTTCCCGAAGATCGCGATGTAGCCGACGGCGACGAACTGGTTCGCCCAGTACACGACCGCGCCGACGACGAGCGCGATCGCGATCCACTTCCCGCGGACGCGCGCCAATCCGAAGGCGGCGAAAGGCAGCCGGCGAGCTCGGGTCGCCGCGAGGAGGGCGAGGATGCCCGCAACGCCGGACACGAAGTAGCTCACGTATCCGCGTAGTTCGCCCAGATGCTGCGGTGTGCTGTCGATCCACCAGATCCCGAGAGCGAGCGCGACAGCGTACGCTCCGGCGGCCAGCCCGAGTTCGGGCCAACCCGGTCGGGTCGAGCCTGGGATTGTCGTCGAGCGGCTCTGCTGCGCAGAAGAGATGTTCATGTGACTCGCGTACTCCTTGTCGTTATCCGTACAGCGTACGGCACAGCGTACGGGCACGGCGTACGCTGTACCGTGATCGCATGCCGAAAGACACCCGAGCTCGTATCGTCGAGGCGGCGACGGCGCTCGTGCGGGAGCGGGGACTGGGGGCACTCTCGGTTCGCTCCGTGGCGTCGGCCGCAGGGTTAGCGCCGACGACGCTGCGCGGCTATTTCCCCTCTCAGGCCCAGCTCTACAGCGCTGTCGCATCAGAATTCGTCTCGGTGACGCTCAGCGATCAGCGAGTGCACGACGAAGAGGTCTCACCCGTGGAGCGACTGCATGAGTGCATGCGGCAGTTCCTGCCAGAGCCGAAAGGAGCACGAACGGCTCTCGAGGGCTGGTTCGAGTACTACCGCCTCTCGTTCGGCGCCGAGGGCAACACTGCTGTTCGCGAGCTGCTCGTCGCAGGTCGGCATGCCTCGCTGAGCTCCATCGAGGGATGGCTGACGGTCCTTGCCCAGCAGGGTCACCGATGCCGACGAGGGATCCCTCAGACCGCGGCAGGGCTTCTCTCCGTGATAGACGGCCTGCATCTGTCGATGCTCGCCGACCCCGAGCTTCTGTCGATCGACGACGCACACGATGTCCTCCGCGATCACGTGTCCGCTTCGCTGCATGCCTGAGCACAGCGCTACTGGCGAACGGCGCCCGCCGGACCGGTCATCCGGGACGTTGACGCCATAGCTCGAGCCCGCGCTCCGTCGCGAGAACCGCCGCTGCTCCCGTGCGGTCGGTGCGCGCGACCGACGTACCGGTCGTGGCCAGCACGTCGAGGATCTCGGACCGCGGATGGCCGTAGTCGTTCTCACCGACCCCGATCAGCGCGATGCGTGCCCCGATGCGGCGATAGAGCGCCGCGGCTTGGTCCGCGCTGCCGTGGTGGGCGACTTTGACGATGTCGAAGCTCCCCCGCACCGCCGGTGAGAGCGCCACCTGAGGCGTCTCGGAGAGATCCCCGAGCAGAATCGAGCGCGGGATGCCGCCGCCTTCGATCGTCAGCACGACGCTGGCGTCGTTGCCGGGAGGGAAGACCACCCCGCTGCTGCGTGGCCAGAGCACTCGCCATCGCGCGTCGCCGAGCACCCCCGACATCCCGGATGATACCGCCTGGGTCGCCGCACCTGCGTCGACGAGGTCGTTGAGAAGGGCTTCATCGGCCGGTTCTCCGAGGGGTCCGTGGAGGACGAGTCCGACGCGTCCCCGAATGGCGGCGACTCCCCCGCTGTGGTCGAGGTCGAAGTGCGTCAGGACCAGGAGGTCGAGCCAGTCGACTCCGAACAGATCGAGGCACGCGGCCAGCCGCTCGGGCTCGGGGCCGGTGTCGACCAGGGCCGTCCGCTCGGCCGAACGCAGTAACACCGCGTCGCCCTGCCCCACGTCGCAGATCGCGACCGCCCAGTCGTCGGGAACAGCGGCGCGCTGTATGGGTCCGGTGAGCGCGATGACCCCGCTCCCGACGCCGACCGTGAGGGCGAGCACACCCACGGCGAAGCGAGCGAGGAGCCGTGGCGCACGCGGTATCAGCACGACGAGCACGGCAGCGCTGAGAGCGAGAGCGACGGCGGCACCGGCCAGGTCGGGGATCCAGGGCACCGCGTTGCCCGGAAGGACGGACACGAGTCCCGCCGTCGCGGCGATCCAGGCGCATGGCAGCCAGGCGAGTGCGGCGAAGCCCGAAGCGAGCACGGGCACACCCACGAAGAGGCAGGCGGCGAGTCCGGCGACCGTGGCCAGGGGTGCCGCCGGAGCCGTCAGCACGTTCGCGAGCACCGCGTACACCGGGAGCCGGGGGTCGATCAGCACGATGAGCGGCGTGCAGGCGAGTTGGGCGGCGAGCGGAACCGCCACCGCGAGCGCGAGAGGCCGCGGCATGAACCGGGCGAGCGTGTCGCCGACGGGGCCGGCTGCGAGCAGCAGGGCACCCGTCGCGGCCGCTGACAGGGCGAAGCCCAGGCTGCCGGCGAGCCAGGGATCGGCGATGATGCAGGCGATGATCGCGAGCGACAGGACGGAGACCCCCGCCCCCGCCCGTCCGAGCAGCACCGCAAGCATCGCGATAGCGGCCATCGCCGCGGCCCGGACGACGCTCGGCTCGGGAGAGACCAGCAGCACGAACCCGACGAGCACGACGAGTCCCGCCGCGACCCGCCACCCGCGCCGCAACCCCAGCCAGGCCGCGGTTACGAAGGCGATGCCGACCACCAGGGCACAGTTCGCGCCGGAGACCGCCGTGAGGTGCGAGAGTGACGCGGTTTTCATCTGCGCGTCAAGCTCATCGGTCACCGCGGACGTCTCGCCCACGGCCAGGCCGGCGATGAGACCGGCTCCAGGTCGCGGCAGGGTGTGCGACTGAGCGACGAGCGCAGACCGTAGCCCCGCCGTGGCGGCGAGGACCCCGCTCGGCGGGGCGCGCAGCTGCGGAGGCGTGGCCGCGTCCACGACGAGGACGGCACGCTCCCCCGGTTCCGCCGGGAATGCCGAACCGGTCACGCGTATGGTTGCGCCCAGGTCGAGCGCCGCCGGCCGTTCCGCGGCGCGCACCACCACCGGGATTGAAGCTCGCAGGCTCTCGGCCGCCGCGTCTATCCGGGTCGTGACCGCGTCGAATCGCCAGCCGGTGGGCGATCGCTCGACCTTCCCGGTCACCGCGGCTTCCAGAACGACCGAGCGACCGCCCGAGATGGGCATCCTCGCCGCGCGGTCGCGCTCCGGGTGCGCTACCGCCACATGGCTCACCGTCGCGGCGGCGAACGCGGCGGCGACGGCGGCGACCGTGAGAACGGAGGCGAACCGGCCGATACGTCGGTGTCGTCCGGCACCGAAAAGCACCGCGACGAGCGCGAGCGCAACGGCCCACAGAGCCGCCGACCCGGAAGCCGCGAGACCGGGATACCGCGTCGCGACGAACGCTGCGGCCCACGTGATCCCCGCGACGGGCAGCAACCGCAAGTCGCGGCGGCGCGGATGCCCGCTCACACGCTTACCTGGTCGCGCAGCGCCTCGAGCATCTTCTCGCCGATCCCCGACACCGCCAGCAGGTCCTCGACGCTCGTGAAGCGACCGTTCTCCTCCCGCCAGGCGATGATGCGCTCCGCCAGCGCCGGACCCACCCGCGGCAACGTGTCGAGGGCGGCGGCATCCGCAGTGTTGAGGTTCACCCGCCCATCGGCGTCACCGCCGCCCGCACTCGTTCCGTCGGGTGACGCGGGCGGTGGCGCTTCACCGGCCGCCGGCACGTACAGCTGCTCGCCATCGGTGACCGTCCGGGCCAGGTTCACTCCGGCCGGGTCCGCGGCGTCGGTGAAACCACCCGCGGCGGCCACCGCGTCGACCACCCGCGCGTCCATCTCCAGCCGGTAGAGACCCGGACTCACGACCGCGCCGTGCACATGCACATACGCGGATGCCGGCTGCGCGACAGCATCCGGTGACGCTGCCGGTGTCACGAGCTCGACCGGCGCCGCGACCGAGCGGAACATGCCGATCGCGACGGTCACGCCCGCTGCCGCGAGGATCAGGACGATGACCGCGCCGGCCCCGAGCCGGCGCCGCGACGCCGAGGAATCAGAAGCTGCCACCCGGTCAGGCTAGGCATGCCGCCCGCACCGATTGCGGCTCACTGCGCTTGCTGGGGACAGCGCGACACGCCCGCTCGACGGGGAGGCGCCGACACGGCACGGCGAAGGGTCGAACCCACAGGACTCTCGATGATCGAACTCGGGTGCCGTCACCGCCGGCATCCGTAGCCCGCGCGACGCCGCCGCGGTACGTTGTCGCCATGGGGAGAGAGCTCACGCAGCGAGAGCGGGGAATCGCGGCTTTCATGATCGACAATGGCGAGCCGTTGCCGGGAGATGCGGTGCTGGACGCCGACGCGCGCGAGCGGCTGTACGAGCGGCTCGACGCTGTGCGCGCCGGCAAGCCCTGCGCCTGCGGCACCTGCCCTTCGATCGAACTCATCGACGAGGCCGGCCAGGCGCCGGACGTCGAGCTTCGAACCGTGCTGATCGCCGAGACGGAGGGTGCCACGCTCCTGCTGTTCGTCAGCGAGGGGCAGCTCAGCTACCTCGAGCTCGCCCCGCACGGCGACGAGCCGTTCGCAGAGTTCCCCATCACCGCCCCGTCTCAATGACAGTCATCATGAAACCGGAGCGCGTTCCGTCGGCGGCGGTCTCTCGGCGGCGCCGCTACGTCACCCGGATGAATCGGAGCACGGCAGGGGAAGCCGCCGATGTCGCATGACGCAGTCGGCAAGGACGGACCTCGTCCAAGCCGAGACGAGTTGCTGTCCCGGTTGGAGGCGCTCGAACGAGAGCACCACGAAGTGCTGCTGGCCGCACTGTCGGTACCTGGAGGCGCTCACTTCTCGCAGCGCTTGCGCGAACTCGAACATGCAGCCGATCTCATCAGACGAGAACTGAGTATTCCCACGAGGGCTGGGACCGAGCTCGGGGCGGTTGGCGACTTCGAGGGCCCACCCAACCGGACGATGTGGGCCGACCGGCGACCGGTCATCAAGGTCGTGATGGTGCTGTCAGTGATCCTCGTAGCCGGCGGGTTGGCGCTCGGCGCGTTCGCCCTCGGATCGGGCTACTGGGGCGGCATAGGGGGCACGATCAATATGATCCTCGGCGGATCGTTCTGCTACTGGTTCGCATCGACCCAGACCGGCAGAAGAACCGACCGACCCCTGAAGCCGGGAGGGCCTCGCCGTCGCTAACCCACCGGCTCCGGCAAAGTCGGATCAGCCGGATCGACGGCGCAGGAGTTCCTCACCTTGCGGCCGACGATGTGCTCGCGGATGGTCGAGGCGACCTCACCCGAGCTGTGCTCGAGCATCGCCAGCGGCGTTCCTCACGAGCGAATGGCCGGAAGTCTCCTGACACACCCGGGCGGGCTCATCGCTGCCTGAACCGTACGGGGGGTCTCACGGCCCCGCGCTACGTGCAGGGCGCTCCCGTCAGGAATCGCTGATCTGCGCAGAGGCGATGGCGAGAACCGCCAGGATCGCCCCGTGTCGGGCCAGGACCGATCCGCACCCCCGTGCCGCGTCACCGAGTGACGGAGGCTACGAGGTGCCGGCCCCGCCGCGTGAGCAGGCGGCGCAGGTATGGCACGAGTACGACGCGCTCGGCGAGCAGTCCGAACACCGGTGACGCGAGGGTCACGCGATCGGTCATGATCGTCACACCGTCGCGCTCGAGGTAGAGATGCTCGTGTTGGAAGATCCGGAACGGTCCGGCGACCTGTTCGTCCACGAAGCGGCGGGGCCGATCGAGCGCCGTGACGCGGGAAGTCATCCGGAACGGGATGCCGAAGTGCCAGGCCCGCCACGTGACCGTCTCACCCAGCCCGATGCGGCCAGTCGTGACCCCACCGATCGCACGCTCGCCGGTGCCGCGCATCGAGTCGACATGGGCTCCGATGTCGAGCGACGCGTCGAAGAGCGCCTCGGCGGGAACATCCGCATGCGTCTCGATCTCGAACGACGACGTCATTCGCCGATGATCCCACACCGCGGCCCAAGGTCTGACGGGCGGGGCTCGACGACCCCTCCCTTACTCAGTCTCAAAGCGCGGAGCGTCGTTGGCTAGCAACCGCACCCGGCATGGCGGCTCGCTAGGCTCGCCGCATGGGGACCAGATGGGCCGATCGAAAGAGGGCCAACAAAGCACTGCTCATCTGCTCGGCGGTACTCCTCGCCAATGGCCTCGCGATCCTCGCGATGGCACTCGTCTACGGACATGCGAGCGGGGTCGGCTCTGCGATCAGCCTGGCGATGACCTCCGGATTCTTCTTCTGGTTAGCCCAGCGCGGCGGCACGGACGACGACAGCGCAGGCCGCTAGTCGCGTCGCGAACGGATCGAGCATGCATCAGCATGGACGGGTGCAGCCTTGGTCGCGCCGTTCCCTCGTGGTCATGACGGTCGCTTTACTGCTCTCGCTGATCGGGATGCCGCTGGCGTTACTCGCCGGTGAAAGCTGGCGAACAGTCGGCATCGCCCGGGCCATCCCGTGCACGATCACGGTTTGGGTTCTCTTGGCGCGACGGATGCTCTATTAGAACGACCCGGGACGACCGTCCTCGGTGACGGTTGCGCTCCCGACGTCGCTGCTTCCTGGCGGCGGGCTCCCGGGCCAAGGGTCAGGTGGGTACTCGTGGTAGTACCGGCGCCAGGCGTAGATGTTCCCTGCGACGGCTAGAGCGATCCAGCCCGCGAGCACGAGCCAGCGCATCAGGTTACCGGGGTCATCGATGGCGAGCACCAGGAACAGCCCGCCGACGGATGAGCTGAGAAGACCGGCGATCATCAGCTGATGGTTGCGAGCGCGCGCCTTCGGATCTCGCGGCGGCTGGGGAATCTCCATCACGGCTCTCCTTCATGTGCCCACAACGTCGCCGAGGCTTGCTCGACGATTATCTCGACGCGTTTCGCTGGATACCAGCTGCAGCAACGAACCCGGCCGCGGCGAGCGTCGAAACCCCGATGCCGAACTGGAGCGTCGTACCGAGACAGACGAGGCAAGCACCGGCTGTGGCTCCAACGAGCGACCATCGCCGGCCGACGGCCACACCGATTACCCCGATGAGCAGACCCAGAACACTCACCGCCAAGCTCGGGGCCACCGCCTCCATCCATAGCCCCAGCCCCGTCTCACCGGGCGGGCGGGATCCGGTATAGATCGTGGCCGGGTAGAACGACCACCACCCGATCCACGCGAGCGACACCGATGCGAGCACCACCAGCGTCGCAGCACCGCGGAGAGACGGCTTGCCGATCGCGACGAGCAGGCCGAGGAGCACCAGCAGCGCGGACATCCCGCCGAGACCCACCGCGACGACCATGTAGCCGATCCCGTCTGCGCAGACCCATTCACCTGCCTCCCACGATTCGCCCGTGAACAAGTAGGAGCAGTTGTAGTGCAGGGTGTCGCGGAACAGATACAACGCGGAACCCGAACTGAGGAACGCAAACAACCCGCCGAGAACGACCGCCATCACCGCGTAGTTGCGGTGCTCACGCCCGGCGCCCCTCATCTCCAGGGGCTCAGCGTCCATTGGGAGGTGCGCCATCAGGCCGACGTTACCCGACCGCCTCGCTCGGTGAACTGGTCACCATCGTTCCGCACTCGGGGTGCGGGACCCACGACTCTGAGATGACCCTCTCGCCTAGCCCACCGGCTCCAGCAAGCTGGGATCAGCTGGGTCGACGGTCCGGGAGTTGCTGACCTTGCGGTCGACGATGTGCTCGCGGATGGTCGAGGCGACCTCACCCGAGCTGTGCTCGAGCATCGCCAGCGTCTCGGCCTTGCGATCGCCGGTGAGCTTCTCCGGAGTCAGCCAGTCGTCCCAGGTGTCAGGGGTCAGAAACGCCGGCATTCGGTCGTGCACCTCGCCGCTGGCATCGCGCGCTTCGCGGGTGATGACGACGAAGCAGCGTGACTTCTCACCGTTCGGCAGTTCCATCGACCAGGTCAGTCCCGCGGCCGAGAGCAGCCCGTCGCCGTGGAGGAAGTGCGGGGTCTTCGGCGTCTTGTCGCCGGTCCACTCGAAGTACCCGCGCATCGGGACGATGCACCGGGCGGCGCTGAACGCCGGCGCCCAGAACCCTTGCGCGAGCTTCTCCATCCGGGCGTTGATGATCGGGCCACCCCGCGGCCGGTTCGCTGGCTTCTGCCAGTCCCATTGGACGAGCTCGAGAAACCGGCCCTCACCCCGGTCACGGACGATCGGGGCATCCTGCGTCGGTGCGATGGAATATGCACCAGTCCACGCGCTCGACCACTCCTCGGGCTTCCCGCCGCCGGCGACGTACTCCCGGATCAGCTCGTCGGTCCCTGCGTCATTCGCGAATCGGCCGCACATACGAGTGACCCTACGGCGCGAGCCGAGTAGCGTCGAGGGAGCTTCCCGGACCGACCGCTCTGCTACGGTTCCGGCATGCCGCAGGAGCCGTGGTCGATTGCGAACCTCGCCGGGCCACGTTTCCGCGTGCTCGTGTTCCTCACATGCTTCACCGCTGTGCTGACCGCCATCTATGCCGCAGTCGCGATCGGACGGCAAGAGGTCTCGGACATCGTCGTCGCCGTGCTGTGGGCTCTGATCACGGCCGCCCACGCCACGTTGCTGGTCCGAGCTGCACGACACCGTCGTCGAACACGCGGTAGAACCGCTAGACCCACTCCCCCACCGATCAATTCATCAACGCAGAGGTGATGGCGAGAACCGCCATCATCACGACGACGCTGGCAGCCAGCAGCATCCATCCCGGCATGTGAGAGCGCCGCTGCGCGGCGTCCGGGGAGCGTTCGTGCCCGAGAGCCGCGCGCAGCTTGGCGCGCTCGTTGTCGATCGCGTCCTGCCGCAAGTGACTTGAATGCGCCATGAACCGCAGCGGAGTCATGTCCTTCCCGTGAAGGTCGCGCTCTTCCGCGTCCAGCTGCTCCAGCCGTCTGCGGATGTGCTCCTCATCGCGTGCAGGTTCGTGTTTGCTCATTCAGCGTCGCCCGACCTATCGACGCCGACGATGCGTCGGGCGAGAGCGTGACCTCGGCGTTGGTACTGCTTCATGTCGATCGCCCCTCGGGCGTAGTCGGTGATGTTCTCGACCTCCTCACGCGTCGGCACGAACGCGTCGTGCCAACCCGCCAGAGCCTGCCGCACGCTATCGCGCTGCGCCGCGTCGAGCTGTACGAACAACTCCGGCCAGTCGTCCTCAAACGTTAACGCGTCCGGCGCCGTAGCCCCCTCCGTAGCTGTGCATCCATCGTGCCTCCCGAAAACCCCCTCGCGCGAGGTTCCGGCTGAAGACGTTTCGACACAGGGTCTTGGCACCGCGTGTCGACCTCGACCAGCGCCCGGCATCAGGCTTGCCGATAACATCGTCTGCGGCATCGACCGAGGGCTGCGGAGCCGATGCTTGTCAACGCAGAGTCTCAACGTGGTGCTCGGACGTCTCGGTGTCGCAGGTGGTGATCTGCCACATCGACTCGTCGTTTTCGCGAACGCGTGCCATTTCGATGATCAAGGTGGACGGCCACTCTTCCCCTGCGCGCTGAGCTACCTCGTAGGCGCTCGTACCCTCCTCTTGCTCGGCTGTAGAGAGCTCCGCGTCGTAGGACGAGACGACAGCCAGAGTGCGGGCATCAACAATTGAGTCTCGGCCGAAGCTCGGATCGTTCTCTCGTTGGCCCAATAGGTTGGTCTTCTGCGCAGCGGAGCGGAGCCGCCATACCCACTCGGAGTCCACGTACTCAAGACGCAGACCGACGATCCTGCCGCCGACCGCAGAGGATGCGCCCGGCAACGACTCAATAAAATCAGTCGGCCACCTCAGTTCACCGGGCAAGCAGGTGCCGGGGAAGTTCTCGCCGACGACGGTCGGAGGGCTCGGATGCGGCGCGCAACCCACGAACGCCGACAACATCGCGCACGCGAGCGTCACACCAACGAGGAGCCGGGCCTTCACTTGGTCTCCATTCTCCGGTTCACTCAGGCGGTTCGCCTGTTGCACATGGAGCGATCGCGTAGACGTCAACGACCTCGGCCCCATCGACGTCCGCGACGATGACATCCAGGATGATCCCGCTCGCATGGTTCAGCGCGACCGCCGGGAACGCGATGTCGACGACCTTGTCGTCGACGAGGAACTCTTCGCCCAGACGGCCGGGGAGGTCTCGAACGAAGTCCGCACCGCTGAAGGCGCGATCTGGTGTTACCCCCACCGGGCGCTGTAGGTATATGCACCTTCTCCGCATGGCAGGTAGGGCGATTCTGCCGAGAAATCCTCGATAGTGCCGCCTGGAACCTCATCAGCGATCGTTTTCATCACCGTCTCGGCTATTGCGCGTGCCTCGTCGAGTGTCATCTGCTCCCCTGATGCACAGCCCGTTGTGAGCAGCGTTGTCAGCATCGCGAGGGCAACGCCGACGACCCAGCGGCGCCTCATCGTGTTAGCTCGTACAAGACGCGGTTTACCTCACGACGCGTGCGCGGATTGAGCCGCTCGCCTGTCGACAGTAGCCAGTTGTGTTGTTCGATGGGGTCCCCCGCGGTCATCCCGGAATCAAGCTCAGTGATGCCATTCTCCTGCGAAGGGGTGATGGCGTACCCCAGGGCGCCGACTTGAGCACCATCCAGATAGCGGTTGACGTCACGGGGACCCTGGATGGCGTAGTACTCAGTGCCGTCGCGCGCTTCCCAACCCTCGAGCATCCCGATCCCACCTAACAGCACGCGTGGCCGAAAATCGGCGCCCGCAGATTCCGCCGCACCACCGATGGCGGTCCCGAAGGAGTGCTCCAGCGACATGAGCGGCGTGTCGCCTACGACACGGGCCGCGTGGAAGAATGGCGAAAAGGAGACATGACATGTCCCAGAAGAAGCTCTCCATCTGGACGCGGCTCCGGCACCTGGTCCTCGGCCGGCCCATCACCCACGAGGAGCAGCAGGCAGCGCGCCGCTCCGGGCGCGCCGACACCATGACCCAGGTGCAGAACGGCGTGCGCGGGACGAGCTCCGCCGGCTTCCACCTCTGACCCGTCGAGATTCCGCCGTAGTCCATCGATTCCGGCACGCAGTCATCCACCGTTGCTGCGGCGGTGCGGTCTTCGAGCGCCGACCAGACGTCCGCACGCACGGCGTCGAGGTAGGCCCGCCCGGGAAGTCGGTTTCAGGTTCGGATCGGTATCAGGGTCGCCCCCTCTCGCGCCCGAAATGATCGCA
It contains:
- the holA gene encoding DNA polymerase III subunit delta codes for the protein MPPSARRPAARGGAKSAIRQLSWRSPEPAPIVLVAGPEEVCAERAIASLRDYLKAEDPSLEVSDVRADDYAAGTLLGMASPSLFGEPRLVRVAGVEKCSDAFLTEALAYLENPQEGATVVLRHTGASVRGKKLLDAIRAGTGGGVEIAVPAIKRDSDRFDFAAGEFSAAGKRIAPSALRTLVSAFADDLTELAAACQQLISDVPGDIGDQVVERYYGGRVETTAFAVADTAIAGRYGEALLTLRHALSSGADPVPLVAAIASKLRTMARVAGTREPSSALAARLGMKDWQVDRAKRDLVGWSESALATAIQAAARADAEVKGASRDPVFAVERLVTVIATRAPYGS
- a CDS encoding zinc-binding dehydrogenase, translated to MMRALIVDHSAPKKLRLGDVPDPAPTPHQALVAVAAISLNFGDLVDNVANAVDGTVPGWEAAGIVRAAARDGSGPAEGTPVATFGWTGGWAELRAVDTALLSRAPSGADLGAMATIPVAGVSALAALDRIGPTLGRRILVTGASGGVGRYALQLARLGGAFVIAATSDAARHGDALRALGAHEVRQSLSGVAPVDGVVDTVGGRVLIEAFQLLRRDGTLVAVGHVTDEPEIFPVGLLTSRAGQDNRSVHTFFMPEAADFAHGLEWLCEQVASGTIDPGIAWRGSWSEADTAVDLLQRRQLNGKAVLEVR
- a CDS encoding CPBP family intramembrane glutamic endopeptidase gives rise to the protein MNISSAQQSRSTTIPGSTRPGWPELGLAAGAYAVALALGIWWIDSTPQHLGELRGYVSYFVSGVAGILALLAATRARRLPFAAFGLARVRGKWIAIALVVGAVVYWANQFVAVGYIAIFGNDTPQADYQAAASASVISLILTLLLGAGLTGLGEEVFFRGVVANVLWRFGPWAGVVVSALLFALVHGVNLVFPLAFTVGLVNAILFRLSGSVWPCVIVHVVYNGISNVGFALVG
- a CDS encoding TetR/AcrR family transcriptional regulator; this translates as MPKDTRARIVEAATALVRERGLGALSVRSVASAAGLAPTTLRGYFPSQAQLYSAVASEFVSVTLSDQRVHDEEVSPVERLHECMRQFLPEPKGARTALEGWFEYYRLSFGAEGNTAVRELLVAGRHASLSSIEGWLTVLAQQGHRCRRGIPQTAAGLLSVIDGLHLSMLADPELLSIDDAHDVLRDHVSASLHA
- a CDS encoding ComEC/Rec2 family competence protein, whose translation is MSGHPRRRDLRLLPVAGITWAAAFVATRYPGLAASGSAALWAVALALVAVLFGAGRHRRIGRFASVLTVAAVAAAFAAATVSHVAVAHPERDRAARMPISGGRSVVLEAAVTGKVERSPTGWRFDAVTTRIDAAAESLRASIPVVVRAAERPAALDLGATIRVTGSAFPAEPGERAVLVVDAATPPQLRAPPSGVLAATAGLRSALVAQSHTLPRPGAGLIAGLAVGETSAVTDELDAQMKTASLSHLTAVSGANCALVVGIAFVTAAWLGLRRGWRVAAGLVVLVGFVLLVSPEPSVVRAAAMAAIAMLAVLLGRAGAGVSVLSLAIIACIIADPWLAGSLGFALSAAATGALLLAAGPVGDTLARFMPRPLALAVAVPLAAQLACTPLIVLIDPRLPVYAVLANVLTAPAAPLATVAGLAACLFVGVPVLASGFAALAWLPCAWIAATAGLVSVLPGNAVPWIPDLAGAAVALALSAAVLVVLIPRAPRLLARFAVGVLALTVGVGSGVIALTGPIQRAAVPDDWAVAICDVGQGDAVLLRSAERTALVDTGPEPERLAACLDLFGVDWLDLLVLTHFDLDHSGGVAAIRGRVGLVLHGPLGEPADEALLNDLVDAGAATQAVSSGMSGVLGDARWRVLWPRSSGVVFPPGNDASVVLTIEGGGIPRSILLGDLSETPQVALSPAVRGSFDIVKVAHHGSADQAAALYRRIGARIALIGVGENDYGHPRSEILDVLATTGTSVARTDRTGAAAVLATERGLELWRQRPG
- a CDS encoding ComEA family DNA-binding protein codes for the protein MAASDSSASRRRLGAGAVIVLILAAAGVTVAIGMFRSVAAPVELVTPAASPDAVAQPASAYVHVHGAVVSPGLYRLEMDARVVDAVAAAGGFTDAADPAGVNLARTVTDGEQLYVPAAGEAPPPASPDGTSAGGGDADGRVNLNTADAAALDTLPRVGPALAERIIAWREENGRFTSVEDLLAVSGIGEKMLEALRDQVSV
- a CDS encoding SRPBCC family protein; the protein is MTSSFEIETHADVPAEALFDASLDIGAHVDSMRGTGERAIGGVTTGRIGLGETVTWRAWHFGIPFRMTSRVTALDRPRRFVDEQVAGPFRIFQHEHLYLERDGVTIMTDRVTLASPVFGLLAERVVLVPYLRRLLTRRGRHLVASVTR